From Phragmites australis chromosome 5, lpPhrAust1.1, whole genome shotgun sequence, a single genomic window includes:
- the LOC133918029 gene encoding subtilisin-like protease 1: protein MDPTKVALLFMFSSVMLAASAMREADKLKRYHATVREPGGMEAAGEPVADTAGEKTDMIITSGEQKLPQLQGVRYHALWNMSNMGDGFIIGVLDDGIDAGHPSFGDEEMPPPPAKSRSRCKYPGVAACTNKLIGARAFTRHQPPGLALAGTHGTHASSVAAGAFVHRADGGEPGDVVSGAAPRAHLMFYQVCMAQGCLRGPIMHAVETALADGVDILSLSLWDDEGRGFDKDPVVTAMFSAVMKGVFVCATAGNKGPAPGSVTNDAPWILTVGASSQSSPRSTTVAAFSSRGPSRNNGGVLKPDIVGPGVDILGAVPRSTHG from the coding sequence ATGGATCCAACAAAAGTTGCTCTCCTGTTCATGTTCTCTTCTGTGATGCTTGCAGCCTCTGCAATGCGCGAGGCCGACAAGCTCAAAAGATACCATGCCACCGTGCGAGAGCCAGGCGGCATGGAAGCCGCCGGAGAACCAGTTGCCGATACTGCGGGTGAGAAGACGGACATGATCATAACGTCCGGCGAACAGAAGCTGCCACAATTGCAGGGAGTGCGGTACCACGCATTGTGGAACATGAGCAACATGGGTGATGGGTTCATCATCGGGGTCCTCGACGACGGCATCGACGCGGGGCACCCGTCGTTCGGTGACGAGGAGATGCCGCCACCTCCCGCCAAGTCGCGGAGCCGGTGCAAGTACCCCGGCGTGGCGGCGTGCACCAACAAGCTCATTGGCGCAAGGGCGTTCACGCGGCACCAACCTCCCGGCTTGGCGCTGGCGGGCACGCACGGGACGCACGCATCGAGCGTCGCGGCCGGCGCGTTCGTGCACCGTGCAGACGGCGGAGAGCCTGGTGACGTGGTGTCAGGCGCCGCGCCACGCGCGCACCTCATGTTCTACCAGGTGTGCATGGCACAGGGATGCTTGAGGGGCCCGATCATGCACGCCGTCGAGACGGCGCTGGCCGACGGGGTCGACATACTCTCCTTGTCGCTCTGGGACGACGAAGGCCGAGGGTTTGACAAGGACCCGGTCGTCACGGCCATGTTCTCGGCTGTCATGAAGGGTGTATTCGTCTGCGCCACGGCTGGCAACAAGGGCCCGGCGCCGGGGTCAGTCACGAACGACGCCCCCTGGATACTCACAGTCGGTGCAAGCTCACAGAGCTCTCCTCGCTCGACCACCGTCGCGGCGTTCTCctcgcgaggcccgagccgaAACAACGGTGGCGTGCTGAAGCCAGACATCGTGGGTCCAGGGGTGGACATCCTCGGGGCGGTGCCACGGTCGACGCACGGATGA